The Fusarium keratoplasticum isolate Fu6.1 chromosome 8, whole genome shotgun sequence genome includes a region encoding these proteins:
- a CDS encoding RING-type domain-containing protein, producing the protein MEPVGIILLVLFLFVLIIGPITCVKLGSRNEKEKIYNPQPDQLDRARRKLSTVTTCSSATQRSTPSEDADIEAVASASELGECPICIGPLVGPLMPEPAHTVGNDPPPTLDQASTVASRTQSRNEGEGTAAQSNNANMDMEDDDILTLNTCGHSFHSKCLSSWFLIERHDCPVCRTAYYKGGPRRERTLTVPPFF; encoded by the exons ATGGAACCCGTCGGCATAATTCTTCTCGTTCTTTTCTTATTCGTTCTGATAATCGGTCCTAT AACATGCGTCAAGTTGGGATCGCGCAATGAAAAGGAAAAGATTTACAATCCGCAACCCGATCAGCTGGATCGCGCGCGCCGGAAGCTTAGCACCGTGACAACCTGCTCATCGGCCACTCAGCGATCTACTCCGTCTGAAGATGCCGATATTGAGGCCGTAGCTTCGGCGTCCGAGCTCGGCGAATG CCCTATTTGCATCGGCCCCTTGGTCGGTCCCTTGATGCCGGAACCCGCACATACCGTTGGCAATGATCCGCCCCCAACTCTTGATCAAGCTTCAACGGTGGCTTCTAGGACCCAGTCACGGAATGAGGGAGAGGGCACGGCCGCGCAGTCAAACAACGCCAACATGGATATGGAAGACGATGACATCTTGACATTAAACACCTGCGGACACTCATTCCATTCCAAATGTCTCTCATCATGGTTCTTGATCGAGCGGCACGACTGCCCTGTATGTAGGACGGCCTATTACAAGGGAGGTCCGCGACGCGAGCGAACCTTGACAGTGCCGCCATTCTTTTGA